A DNA window from Bradyrhizobium barranii subsp. barranii contains the following coding sequences:
- a CDS encoding DUF2846 domain-containing protein: MTSPTTLTMMPPGIWNLSGAKMRGGCLGAFVVATLLAGCASGPLGGAALTDNVKSNTARLVVYRTSALGFAVQPNYAVDGRVIGGSQAAGFVACDLPPGRHEVAVNNLPLSSNLFGQGSEKVSLDLRAGSTTYLSAQPQMGIVTPGAITLIQVTESQGRANVASLHQSNGSCGKA, translated from the coding sequence TTGACTTCGCCCACTACCCTGACAATGATGCCGCCGGGGATTTGGAATCTATCAGGGGCGAAAATGCGTGGTGGTTGTCTGGGGGCTTTTGTCGTGGCTACGTTGCTTGCGGGGTGCGCATCGGGGCCGCTGGGCGGCGCGGCGCTGACTGACAACGTCAAGTCGAATACTGCACGCTTGGTGGTCTATCGCACGTCGGCCCTGGGATTTGCTGTCCAGCCCAACTATGCCGTCGATGGACGCGTGATTGGCGGCAGTCAAGCCGCGGGGTTCGTGGCGTGCGATCTGCCTCCAGGCCGCCACGAGGTTGCCGTCAACAATTTGCCGCTGAGCAGCAATCTGTTCGGGCAGGGAAGCGAGAAGGTGAGCCTCGATCTGCGCGCCGGCAGCACGACCTATCTCTCCGCCCAGCCGCAGATGGGAATCGTGACACCCGGCGCGATCACGCTGATCCAGGTCACGGAAAGCCAGGGCCGCGCCAACGTCGCCAGCTTACATCAGAGCAACGGCTCATGTGGCAAGGCCTGA
- a CDS encoding LLM class flavin-dependent oxidoreductase translates to MKKIGFLSFGHWTPSPQSQTRSAADTLLQSIELAVAAEQLGADGAYFRVHHFARQLASPFPLLAAVGAKTSTIEIGTAVIDMRYENPLYMIEDAGSADLIAGGRLQLGISRGSPEQVIDGWRYFGYRPADGQSDADMGRRHAEVFLDLLRGEGFAEPNPQPMFPNPPGLLRLEPHAAGLRERIWWGAGSNATAVWAAKLGMNLQSSTLKNDETGEAFHVQQAAQIRSYRAAWTEAGHTREPRVSVSRSIFALMNDRDRAYFGGERGGEDQIGFIDPQTRAIFGRSYAAEPEALIEQLKQDEAIAEADTLLLTIPNQLGVDYCAHAIEAILKHVAPALGWR, encoded by the coding sequence ATGAAAAAGATCGGATTTCTGTCCTTCGGACACTGGACGCCCTCGCCGCAGTCGCAGACCCGCTCGGCGGCGGACACGCTGCTGCAATCCATCGAGCTGGCCGTCGCGGCGGAACAGCTCGGCGCGGATGGCGCCTATTTCCGCGTGCATCACTTCGCGCGCCAGCTGGCCTCGCCCTTCCCGCTGCTCGCCGCCGTCGGCGCAAAAACCAGCACAATCGAGATCGGCACGGCCGTGATCGACATGCGCTACGAGAACCCGCTCTACATGATCGAGGATGCGGGCAGCGCCGATCTCATCGCCGGCGGACGGCTCCAGCTCGGCATCAGCCGCGGCTCGCCGGAGCAGGTGATCGACGGCTGGCGCTACTTTGGTTATCGCCCGGCCGACGGCCAGAGCGACGCCGACATGGGCCGGCGCCACGCGGAGGTCTTTCTGGACCTGTTGCGCGGCGAAGGTTTTGCCGAGCCCAATCCGCAGCCGATGTTTCCCAATCCGCCGGGACTGCTGCGCCTCGAACCGCATGCGGCAGGCCTGCGCGAACGGATCTGGTGGGGCGCCGGCTCGAACGCGACCGCGGTGTGGGCGGCGAAGCTCGGCATGAATCTGCAGAGCTCGACGCTGAAGAACGACGAGACCGGCGAAGCTTTTCACGTGCAGCAGGCGGCGCAAATCCGTAGCTATCGCGCCGCGTGGACGGAGGCCGGCCACACTCGCGAACCCCGCGTGTCCGTCAGCCGCAGCATCTTCGCGCTGATGAACGATCGCGACCGCGCCTATTTCGGCGGGGAGCGCGGCGGCGAAGACCAGATCGGCTTCATCGACCCGCAAACGCGCGCGATCTTCGGCCGGAGTTACGCGGCAGAGCCGGAGGCACTGATCGAGCAGCTCAAGCAGGACGAGGCAATCGCCGAGGCCGATACGCTGCTGCTGACGATCCCGAACCAGCTCGGTGTCGACTATTGCGCCCATGCGATCGAGGCGATCTTGAAGCACGTCGCGCCGGCGCTTGGCTGGCGGTGA
- the styA gene encoding styrene monooxygenase subunit StyA, which yields MARHIGIVGAGIAGLHLALYLQKHGVDATIITDRPPEEYKNIRLLNTVAHHHVTIAREDYLGVNHWSDPKVHYYYHDHVFNFPQPLSFRGDFSKPSRAVDYRIYLPALMQDFVKRGGKIEYRRIEERDIRPLVARFDLLVVSTGKGPLGQLFTYRPEHTPYSQPQRRLCVGLYTGVRQPDPMNVTLSVSPGHGEMIVIPTITYGGIANALLMENVPGGDMEELATLSYDDNPKHFLKVLLGKLEKHHPTTYDRIDAARFDLAQPQDLLQGGVVPTVRNTVVEFDDGKCAIALGDVHAIVDPMMGQGANVASYAAFVLGEEIVNADALDLRLCEKIELKRQDRVLAASRWTNVMLQPPTEALGMLIGAMSQNPALANEFTENFNYPDRQWDRICTPQRIQAWIERMSAPPEPVRAIA from the coding sequence TTGGCACGCCATATCGGAATTGTCGGCGCCGGCATCGCCGGCCTGCATCTCGCGCTTTACCTGCAGAAGCACGGCGTGGACGCGACGATCATCACGGATCGACCGCCTGAGGAATACAAGAACATCCGCCTGCTCAACACCGTCGCGCATCACCACGTGACGATCGCGCGCGAGGACTATCTCGGCGTCAATCATTGGAGCGATCCGAAGGTCCACTACTACTATCACGATCACGTCTTCAATTTTCCGCAGCCGCTGAGCTTTCGTGGTGATTTCTCGAAGCCGAGCCGCGCCGTCGACTACCGGATCTATCTTCCTGCCCTGATGCAGGACTTCGTGAAGCGAGGCGGCAAGATCGAATACCGCCGCATCGAGGAGCGCGACATCCGTCCGCTGGTCGCCCGTTTCGATCTCCTGGTCGTCTCGACCGGCAAGGGCCCGCTGGGCCAGCTCTTCACTTACCGGCCGGAGCACACGCCCTATTCGCAGCCGCAACGGCGGCTGTGCGTCGGGCTCTACACCGGCGTGCGGCAGCCCGATCCCATGAACGTCACGCTCTCGGTGTCTCCCGGGCATGGCGAGATGATCGTGATCCCGACCATTACGTACGGTGGCATCGCCAACGCGCTGCTGATGGAGAACGTGCCCGGCGGCGACATGGAGGAACTGGCCACGCTCAGCTACGACGACAACCCGAAGCACTTCTTGAAAGTGCTGCTCGGCAAGCTCGAGAAGCATCACCCGACGACCTACGACCGCATCGACGCCGCGCGCTTCGATCTCGCGCAGCCGCAGGATCTGCTGCAAGGCGGCGTGGTCCCGACGGTGCGCAACACTGTGGTCGAGTTCGACGACGGCAAATGCGCGATCGCGCTCGGTGACGTCCATGCGATCGTCGATCCCATGATGGGCCAGGGCGCCAATGTCGCCTCCTATGCGGCCTTCGTGCTCGGCGAGGAGATCGTCAACGCGGATGCGCTCGACTTGCGCCTGTGCGAGAAGATCGAGCTGAAACGACAGGATCGCGTGCTGGCGGCCTCGCGCTGGACCAATGTGATGCTGCAGCCGCCGACGGAAGCGCTGGGCATGCTGATCGGCGCGATGAGCCAGAACCCGGCGCTGGCCAACGAGTTCACCGAGAATTTCAACTACCCGGACCGGCAGTGGGACCGCATCTGCACGCCGCAGCGCATCCAGGCCTGGATCGAGCGCATGTCGGCGCCGCCTGAGCCGGTCAGGGCGATTGCGTGA
- the styB gene encoding styrene monooxygenase NADH-dependent flavin reductase subunit StyB, which produces MPRANPASFREAASRFTTGVAVLTALDEHGRVCGMTANSFVTVSLSPPTVLVSVMPGRMHRAISATGRYCVNVLPEHGRDLSRHFASQPNTGAAPDIVDGLPRLSGCMAWFACEVTRHVDVSDHTLIIAEVSSCDYRDTTPLVFFSSRYHRGAGVPVDR; this is translated from the coding sequence ATGCCGCGCGCCAATCCGGCCTCATTCCGCGAGGCCGCATCGCGCTTTACGACCGGTGTCGCGGTGCTGACCGCGCTGGACGAGCACGGCCGCGTCTGCGGCATGACCGCGAACAGCTTTGTCACCGTCAGCCTGTCGCCGCCAACCGTGCTGGTGTCGGTCATGCCAGGACGCATGCACCGGGCGATCTCGGCGACCGGACGCTACTGCGTCAACGTCCTGCCCGAGCATGGCAGGGACCTGTCGCGGCACTTCGCGAGCCAGCCGAACACCGGCGCGGCGCCGGACATCGTCGACGGCCTGCCGCGCCTGTCCGGCTGCATGGCCTGGTTCGCCTGCGAGGTCACACGCCACGTCGATGTCAGCGACCACACGTTGATCATCGCCGAAGTCTCGAGCTGCGACTATCGCGACACCACGCCGCTGGTGTTCTTCTCAAGCCGGTATCATCGAGGGGCGGGGGTGCCGGTGGATCGGTGA
- a CDS encoding AraC family transcriptional regulator, protein MPSATGGIARLVWARLREAGIQADGLLSKARLTLEQIQDRKARLSVESQIKFLELGAEALHDDALGFHLARDFDLREIGLLYYVAASSGTVAEALSKTERYCRLANEGISLRFAAKDMAIALSYVGVERRSDRHQIEFWVTSIIRINRALTNRRVVPSRVKVAHRRRAMPAEVRSFLGCEIEFGSDVDEIAFPQSVGQMPIESADHHLNDLLVTFCEEALAHRKPGGVSLRSSVENAIAPLLPHREARAEEIARRLGMSHRTLARRLASEGLTFTGIMDELKIDLAKSYLKKDELPISQTAWLLGYGEVSAFTHAFRRWTGMTPRQWRAADDPKRADNVNDTPPRAKNARAS, encoded by the coding sequence ATGCCCAGTGCGACCGGCGGCATCGCCCGCCTGGTGTGGGCCCGCCTGCGCGAAGCCGGCATTCAGGCGGACGGCTTGCTGTCCAAGGCCAGATTGACCCTCGAGCAGATCCAAGACCGCAAGGCGCGGCTGAGCGTTGAAAGCCAGATCAAGTTTCTGGAGCTTGGTGCCGAGGCGCTGCACGACGACGCCCTGGGATTTCACCTGGCACGGGACTTCGACCTTCGTGAGATCGGCCTGCTCTACTATGTCGCGGCCTCATCCGGGACAGTCGCTGAAGCCTTGTCAAAGACGGAGCGCTATTGCCGCCTCGCGAACGAGGGAATTTCACTGCGATTTGCCGCGAAGGACATGGCGATTGCGTTGAGCTATGTCGGCGTGGAACGGCGGTCGGATCGGCACCAGATCGAATTCTGGGTGACCTCTATCATTCGAATCAACCGCGCACTGACCAACCGCCGCGTGGTGCCAAGCCGTGTCAAAGTCGCCCATCGCCGTCGAGCGATGCCCGCGGAGGTCAGGTCGTTCCTTGGTTGCGAGATCGAGTTCGGATCAGACGTCGATGAGATCGCCTTCCCTCAGTCCGTGGGACAGATGCCCATCGAAAGTGCCGATCACCACTTGAACGATCTGCTGGTGACCTTCTGCGAGGAGGCGCTTGCACATCGGAAGCCTGGGGGAGTTTCGCTCAGATCGAGCGTCGAGAATGCCATCGCGCCACTGCTTCCCCATCGCGAGGCACGGGCTGAGGAGATCGCGCGCCGGCTCGGCATGAGCCACCGCACGTTGGCGCGGCGCCTCGCGTCGGAAGGACTGACCTTCACCGGCATTATGGACGAGCTGAAAATCGACCTCGCCAAAAGCTATTTGAAAAAGGACGAGTTGCCGATTTCGCAAACCGCCTGGCTGCTCGGCTATGGCGAAGTCAGCGCATTCACCCACGCCTTCAGGCGCTGGACCGGAATGACGCCACGACAATGGCGTGCCGCGGACGATCCCAAGCGCGCCGACAACGTCAACGATACGCCCCCTCGCGCAAAGAACGCCAGGGCAAGCTAG
- a CDS encoding DUF1488 family protein, with protein MAFLFTMTYGASIVDCEISSVALHDLHGSKGTRPDERETQFRRLRDAVERLASYAFEQQGRRQRERLRIFSKHVKAL; from the coding sequence ATGGCGTTTCTGTTTACGATGACGTATGGCGCCAGCATCGTCGACTGCGAGATAAGCAGCGTCGCGCTGCACGACCTTCACGGCTCGAAGGGCACGCGTCCCGACGAAAGGGAGACCCAATTCAGGCGTCTCCGCGACGCGGTCGAGCGCCTTGCATCATACGCTTTCGAACAGCAGGGCAGGCGGCAGCGCGAGCGGCTCCGCATCTTCTCCAAGCACGTCAAGGCGCTCTGA
- a CDS encoding alpha/beta hydrolase has translation MLPVVRTSRISAPAVLLALSIAAVLGGCAGRPSQGVLVPTAQVAPGNTNVPIYVVTNRKRSDVDPGEMFSGDRSDELSFAEVTVSIPPDAARKIGEVQWPASLPGDPQRDFTTVSADYLDKTHFAASVAAAMKQSGRNKVLVFVHGFNNRFDDAVYRFAQIVHDSNVPVVPVLFTWPSRGELRLRAYTYDRESANFSRDALDNLLSTLDASSAVGEVYLLAHSMGNWIALEALRTRAIRAPAVASKRSKLKNVMLVAPDVDVDVFRSQLNRMSGARPPISLFVSRDDGALSLSKTIWGDVARLGDIDPTQEPYRTELARDRIDVYDLTKLAVAGDDAHDRAFEQVGPVVAMIRQRMAQGQALGEQKAAAGPLARLAE, from the coding sequence GTGTTGCCGGTGGTCCGGACGAGTCGCATCAGTGCTCCAGCAGTTTTGTTGGCTTTGTCGATCGCAGCAGTCCTGGGCGGCTGTGCAGGACGTCCGTCGCAGGGCGTGCTTGTTCCGACAGCGCAGGTCGCCCCCGGAAACACAAATGTCCCGATCTACGTCGTCACCAATCGCAAGCGATCCGACGTCGATCCCGGTGAGATGTTCAGCGGGGACCGTTCGGACGAGCTGTCCTTTGCCGAGGTGACTGTCTCGATCCCGCCAGATGCCGCGCGGAAGATCGGCGAAGTGCAGTGGCCCGCGAGCCTGCCCGGCGACCCCCAACGGGATTTCACGACTGTGTCGGCCGACTATCTCGACAAGACGCATTTCGCTGCGTCTGTCGCCGCGGCGATGAAGCAGTCCGGTCGCAACAAGGTGCTTGTCTTCGTCCACGGCTTCAACAACCGCTTCGATGATGCGGTCTATCGCTTCGCGCAGATCGTGCACGACTCCAATGTGCCGGTCGTTCCCGTGCTTTTCACCTGGCCATCGCGCGGCGAGCTGAGGCTGCGCGCGTATACCTATGACCGGGAAAGCGCCAATTTTTCGCGTGACGCGCTCGACAATCTGTTGAGCACGCTCGACGCCTCGTCTGCCGTCGGCGAAGTTTATCTTCTGGCTCATTCGATGGGCAATTGGATCGCACTGGAAGCACTGCGAACGCGGGCGATCCGCGCCCCGGCTGTCGCGTCGAAGCGCAGCAAGCTGAAGAATGTGATGCTGGTGGCACCCGACGTGGATGTCGATGTCTTCCGCTCGCAACTGAACCGGATGAGCGGCGCGCGGCCCCCCATCTCGTTGTTCGTCTCGCGTGACGACGGCGCGCTCTCGCTGTCGAAGACGATCTGGGGAGACGTCGCCCGCCTGGGCGATATCGACCCGACCCAGGAGCCTTATCGAACTGAGCTCGCGCGCGACCGGATCGACGTCTACGACCTGACGAAACTGGCGGTCGCCGGCGACGACGCCCACGACCGGGCTTTCGAGCAGGTAGGCCCGGTTGTCGCAATGATCCGCCAACGCATGGCCCAGGGCCAAGCGCTGGGTGAACAGAAGGCGGCCGCGGGCCCGCTCGCGCGGCTTGCGGAGTAG
- a CDS encoding class I SAM-dependent methyltransferase encodes MTDSPQQDNIVTDIQNAFSDPQMVAKYTEGPPRFVPGYNSMLSMAAILLGGRAREDARILVLGAGGGLELNAFAQAQPRWTFDGVDPSAAMLNLAKQTLGPLASRARLHQGYIDDAPEGPFDGATCLLTLHFVDVEERLRIASEIRRRLKPGAPFVAAHFSIPGDDDERPLWLSRYSAFLAAAGVEPDKAAAARKAVDGQLSILAPARDEAILRDAGFSVPTLFYIGFTFRGWVAYA; translated from the coding sequence GTGACCGATTCCCCTCAGCAGGACAACATCGTGACCGACATTCAAAACGCGTTCTCCGATCCGCAGATGGTGGCGAAGTACACCGAAGGGCCGCCACGGTTTGTTCCCGGCTACAATTCGATGCTGTCCATGGCGGCGATCCTTTTGGGCGGGCGTGCGCGTGAAGATGCGCGAATACTCGTTCTTGGCGCCGGCGGCGGCCTGGAGCTGAATGCCTTTGCGCAAGCGCAGCCGCGCTGGACCTTCGACGGCGTGGACCCGTCCGCTGCGATGCTGAATCTCGCGAAGCAGACGCTGGGCCCGCTCGCGTCGCGCGCGCGTCTGCACCAAGGCTATATCGACGATGCACCGGAGGGGCCGTTCGACGGCGCGACGTGCCTGTTGACCCTGCACTTCGTCGATGTCGAGGAACGGCTGCGAATAGCGTCCGAAATCCGCCGCCGCCTCAAGCCCGGCGCGCCGTTCGTCGCGGCCCATTTCAGCATCCCCGGCGACGACGATGAACGGCCGCTTTGGCTCTCGCGCTATTCCGCCTTTCTCGCCGCAGCCGGAGTCGAGCCCGACAAGGCGGCCGCCGCGCGAAAGGCGGTCGACGGCCAGTTGAGCATTCTGGCGCCCGCGCGAGACGAAGCAATTTTGCGCGACGCAGGCTTCTCCGTCCCAACCCTGTTCTACATCGGCTTCACGTTCCGCGGCTGGGTCGCCTACGCCTGA
- a CDS encoding Rrf2 family transcriptional regulator, translated as MKRDGRLSGVLHVLLHMAQQPGPFTSETLAKAMDTNPVVIRRIMAGLRDLGYVRSEKGHGGGWTLACDLSRVTLRDVYTALGSPSILAMGNRTEAPGCLVEQAVNAALDQAFDDAEALLLSRFGEVTLAMLSDDLRKRLGARKLHSMSAHHA; from the coding sequence ATGAAACGAGACGGCCGATTATCAGGGGTTCTCCACGTCCTGCTGCACATGGCGCAGCAGCCTGGCCCGTTCACCTCCGAGACCCTGGCGAAGGCCATGGACACCAACCCGGTGGTGATCCGCCGCATCATGGCGGGCCTGCGCGACCTCGGTTACGTCCGCTCCGAGAAGGGGCACGGCGGTGGCTGGACGCTGGCTTGCGATCTGTCGAGGGTGACGCTGCGCGACGTCTACACCGCGCTCGGCAGCCCCTCGATTCTGGCCATGGGCAACCGGACCGAGGCGCCTGGCTGCCTCGTCGAGCAGGCCGTCAATGCCGCGCTCGATCAGGCCTTTGACGATGCAGAGGCGTTGCTGCTGTCGCGCTTTGGCGAAGTGACGCTGGCGATGCTGAGCGACGATCTGCGCAAGCGCCTGGGTGCGCGAAAGCTTCACAGCATGAGCGCGCATCACGCGTGA